A portion of the Leptospira terpstrae serovar Hualin str. LT 11-33 = ATCC 700639 genome contains these proteins:
- a CDS encoding heavy metal translocating P-type ATPase — protein sequence METSNNTTERTLDLFGMTCANCALRIEKGLSKMEGVSEVRVNFARESVFLRSDATVTVDSLLEKVESLGYSAIVHDVNKQSETEKKQKDHIRNLKIRFLLSAFLSLPLFYGMVTHFSFLSFMPMPHFLMDRFVQMAIAFPVQFLIGFPFYQSAYRALRNGTANMDVLVVIGTSAAYGYSIFGKDLYFETSAVLITFILGGKWIEHYAKGKSSDGINALLKLRPEIATVKSNGVWTEVPNEYLKLGDLVLVKAGERFPMDGIVAEGDSFADESMLTGESMPVEKTVGDKILGGTVNGSGSLVVKANRVGNDTTLSHIIRSVEESLGTKAPIQRIADQISAYFVPVVVSISLIDFFVWYFLITPGVVTSAIETSIAILVIACPCALGLATPISLLVGTGRAAKRGVLFRSAEALESVSKINWIAFDKTGTLTEGKPKVTEMTNVGLDSTNLHLVLQDIVRMEETSDHPLAKAIVGYGKENNLYQVNSEMVSTKTFPGGGIQSEQKGKVYFAGKQTFVEENGFLVSDTIKKTIQPWTEDGSSLVYVGIRGSIEAMVVFRIEDKLRNEAKAAILELKSIGVEPVLLTGDNQTSAEKIARLVGISAVYSGLLPEDKAKIITTLKTDKVHSAMVGDGINDAPALASADVGIAMGTGSDVAINTADVVLVNGDIQRIVDLIHIGKDTVINIRQNFGWALGYNLLGIPIAASGLLAPWVSGAAMAFSSLSVVFNALRMSRWK from the coding sequence TTGGAAACGTCAAATAATACCACAGAACGAACCTTAGACCTTTTTGGTATGACCTGTGCCAATTGTGCCCTTCGCATTGAGAAGGGCCTATCCAAAATGGAAGGAGTTTCTGAAGTTCGTGTCAATTTTGCTCGTGAATCTGTTTTTCTAAGGAGTGATGCTACGGTAACCGTCGATTCTCTGTTAGAAAAAGTGGAATCTCTCGGGTATTCAGCAATTGTCCATGATGTTAACAAACAATCAGAAACCGAGAAAAAACAGAAGGACCATATTCGGAATTTAAAAATCCGTTTTTTACTCTCAGCATTTCTCTCCTTACCGTTGTTTTACGGTATGGTCACCCATTTTAGTTTCTTAAGTTTTATGCCTATGCCACATTTTTTGATGGATAGGTTTGTGCAAATGGCCATTGCCTTTCCGGTTCAGTTTTTGATTGGATTTCCTTTTTACCAATCTGCTTATCGTGCCTTAAGGAATGGAACTGCCAATATGGATGTTCTTGTTGTCATAGGAACGAGTGCTGCCTATGGGTACAGTATCTTTGGAAAGGATCTCTATTTTGAAACTTCTGCTGTCCTCATTACATTTATCCTTGGGGGTAAGTGGATAGAACATTATGCCAAAGGGAAAAGTAGTGATGGGATCAATGCACTACTCAAACTTCGTCCAGAAATTGCGACGGTTAAGTCCAATGGGGTTTGGACAGAAGTTCCCAATGAATATTTAAAACTAGGAGATCTGGTTTTAGTGAAAGCGGGGGAACGGTTCCCTATGGATGGAATTGTAGCGGAAGGGGATAGTTTTGCCGACGAATCCATGTTAACTGGCGAAAGTATGCCGGTCGAAAAGACAGTGGGGGATAAAATCCTTGGTGGGACTGTGAATGGGAGTGGATCTTTGGTGGTGAAAGCAAACAGAGTTGGAAATGATACCACACTTTCGCATATCATTCGTTCTGTGGAAGAATCACTTGGTACAAAAGCTCCGATCCAAAGGATTGCAGATCAAATCTCTGCGTATTTTGTTCCTGTTGTAGTCTCCATTAGTCTCATTGATTTTTTTGTTTGGTATTTTTTGATTACACCGGGTGTCGTGACCTCAGCCATTGAAACAAGTATTGCGATTCTTGTGATTGCTTGCCCTTGTGCCCTCGGTCTTGCCACTCCCATCTCTTTACTTGTGGGAACGGGGCGTGCCGCGAAAAGGGGAGTGTTATTTCGCAGTGCCGAAGCTTTGGAATCTGTTTCTAAAATCAATTGGATTGCATTTGATAAAACAGGGACACTCACCGAAGGTAAACCAAAAGTAACAGAGATGACAAATGTTGGGTTGGATTCCACAAATTTGCACCTTGTTTTACAAGACATTGTGAGGATGGAAGAAACCTCCGACCACCCTCTTGCCAAAGCAATCGTAGGTTATGGAAAAGAAAATAACCTATACCAAGTAAACTCTGAAATGGTATCTACAAAAACCTTTCCTGGCGGCGGGATTCAATCGGAACAAAAGGGAAAAGTCTATTTTGCCGGCAAACAAACGTTTGTTGAAGAAAATGGGTTTTTGGTTTCTGATACGATAAAAAAAACCATTCAACCTTGGACAGAAGATGGTTCCAGTTTAGTCTATGTTGGCATAAGAGGTTCAATCGAAGCTATGGTGGTTTTTCGCATTGAAGATAAGTTACGAAATGAAGCAAAGGCTGCCATTTTGGAATTAAAATCCATCGGGGTGGAACCTGTCCTCCTAACAGGCGATAACCAAACTTCAGCCGAAAAGATTGCACGTTTAGTTGGGATTTCTGCTGTTTATTCAGGACTTCTTCCTGAAGACAAGGCAAAAATTATCACCACCTTAAAAACGGACAAAGTACATTCGGCTATGGTTGGTGATGGAATCAATGATGCTCCTGCACTTGCCTCAGCGGATGTAGGGATTGCCATGGGAACAGGTTCTGATGTTGCCATTAACACTGCAGATGTGGTCCTTGTGAATGGAGACATTCAAAGAATTGTCGACCTCATACATATTGGTAAAGATACAGTGATTAATATCAGGCAAAACTTTGGTTGGGCTCTTGGATACAATTTACTCGGAATCCCCATTGCCGCATCGGGGTTACTCGCTCCTTGGGTGAGTGGAGCTGCCATGGCATTCAGTTCTCTATCGGTTGTTTTCAATGCATTACGAATGAGTCGCTGGAAATAA
- a CDS encoding helix-turn-helix domain-containing protein, translated as MDITFLKPPSQFESSVKEFWIWRGVNVHELPWILPSYECEMVFHLGNPPLVETEDRKLIRLPKCHIVGPQTRRWRLLSESDLSLFAIRFYVGGMYSLFSKRGDELQNNFPAIGTEQTASEFSEMNHKFLFHRNSSSEVYSEEEMVHLLTSFLDQYPGEPSEIPAYIRFALLELTRPSTSIESLSQTLGISRKQLDRKFKEIVGMAPSEYRTVHRLLEMVRNPEHYRKNNPDLRFTDLAQEFHYADQSHFNHDFKRISGSIPNEWFAEYEKMSHFYNHDSSDTDRMDI; from the coding sequence TTGGACATTACCTTTTTAAAACCTCCCTCCCAATTTGAATCTTCTGTGAAGGAATTTTGGATTTGGAGAGGAGTGAATGTCCATGAACTTCCTTGGATTTTGCCATCTTACGAATGTGAGATGGTGTTTCATTTAGGAAACCCGCCGCTGGTAGAAACGGAAGATAGGAAACTCATTCGATTGCCCAAATGTCATATTGTGGGCCCACAAACGAGACGATGGCGGCTTTTATCAGAATCGGATCTTTCTTTGTTCGCCATCCGTTTTTATGTAGGAGGAATGTATTCTTTATTTTCTAAACGTGGGGACGAATTACAAAACAATTTTCCTGCCATTGGCACCGAACAGACAGCCAGTGAATTTTCCGAAATGAATCACAAATTTTTGTTCCACCGAAATTCTAGTTCCGAAGTTTATTCTGAAGAGGAAATGGTTCATTTACTTACTTCGTTTCTCGACCAATATCCAGGAGAACCAAGCGAAATTCCTGCCTATATTCGGTTTGCTCTTTTGGAACTAACGCGACCTTCCACCTCGATTGAAAGTCTTAGTCAAACATTGGGAATTTCTAGAAAACAATTGGATCGTAAGTTCAAAGAGATTGTGGGAATGGCCCCCTCTGAATACAGAACAGTGCACAGGTTACTAGAAATGGTTCGAAACCCAGAACACTACCGAAAAAACAATCCAGACCTGCGGTTTACTGATTTGGCCCAGGAATTCCATTATGCAGACCAGTCCCATTTTAACCATGATTTCAAACGAATTTCTGGATCCATTCCCAACGAATGGTTCGCAGAGTATGAAAAAATGTCCCATTTTTACAATCATGATTCGTCAGATACTGATAGGATGGATATATGA
- a CDS encoding ankyrin repeat domain-containing protein has product MIQNIIDFVGKTKFNLRLRTLCSSITREDKESFDLLLSDPDLKDILVSESPLLLGLAVTEVSDIYYLKKLLALGLDPNLPDNMGLYPIHKATETGNAEAVEVLLNSAANPNVADPSGVTALHIANSFDGLGEISDLLIRMGANIYQRDKLGKRYLM; this is encoded by the coding sequence ATGATTCAAAACATAATTGATTTTGTAGGTAAAACAAAGTTTAATCTTAGGTTACGGACGTTATGTTCTTCCATCACGAGAGAAGATAAAGAATCTTTTGATTTGTTGTTATCTGATCCAGATCTAAAGGACATTTTGGTATCAGAATCTCCTTTGTTACTCGGACTTGCTGTAACCGAAGTTTCCGATATTTATTATTTAAAAAAATTATTAGCACTTGGTTTAGATCCTAATCTACCAGATAACATGGGTTTGTATCCCATTCACAAAGCAACGGAGACCGGGAATGCGGAAGCAGTGGAAGTTTTGCTTAACTCCGCTGCCAATCCAAACGTTGCTGATCCAAGCGGAGTCACTGCCCTTCATATTGCGAATAGTTTTGATGGTTTAGGTGAAATTTCGGACCTCCTCATTCGGATGGGTGCCAATATCTACCAAAGGGACAAACTGGGAAAACGTTACCTAATGTAA
- a CDS encoding heavy-metal-associated domain-containing protein gives MVHYEVEGMTCGHCKKTVEKAFAEIGKEATANIEENLVTVNDTLTDEELNQLRNRLSEDGYSLGNVK, from the coding sequence ATGGTTCATTATGAAGTAGAAGGAATGACTTGCGGGCATTGTAAAAAAACGGTAGAAAAGGCCTTTGCTGAAATCGGAAAAGAAGCAACTGCTAACATAGAAGAAAATCTAGTCACTGTGAATGATACTCTAACTGATGAAGAACTCAACCAACTTCGTAACCGTTTGAGTGAGGATGGATATTCCCTTGGAAACGTCAAATAA
- the purT gene encoding formate-dependent phosphoribosylglycinamide formyltransferase: MIGTPFTPNATKLLLLGSGELGKEVAIEANRLGVHVIAVDRYPNAPAMLVAQESRVINMLDPKELEATIRELKPDFVVPEIEAIHTETLVRLESEGFRIIPSAKAVNLTMNREGIRNFAAKELGLKTSKFLFADTEEGFQKAVREIGFPCVVKPIMSSSGKGQSLVRTESDILKAWEYGQTGGRTGKGKMIIEEFISFDFEITLLTIRHIGGTTFLPPIGHRQVNGDYVESWMPQPMTETALRSAQKMAEVVTTGLGGLGIFGVELFVKGDEVYFSEVSPRPHDTGLVTLISQNISEFSLHARALLGLPIPELIFQTPAASSAILLEGKTNAPVYTGLEEALQMRGVDIRIFGKPEIDGKRRMGVSLAIGKTIEEAKEKANRARDCIHLKK; the protein is encoded by the coding sequence ATGATCGGAACACCTTTTACACCCAACGCTACAAAACTTTTACTCCTTGGTTCAGGAGAACTAGGGAAAGAGGTTGCAATCGAAGCGAACCGTTTGGGTGTTCATGTCATTGCCGTCGACCGTTATCCCAATGCACCTGCCATGCTCGTAGCCCAGGAATCTCGAGTCATCAATATGCTCGATCCAAAAGAATTAGAAGCCACCATACGAGAGTTAAAGCCAGATTTTGTAGTTCCAGAAATTGAAGCCATACATACAGAAACCTTAGTTCGGTTGGAATCCGAAGGTTTTCGGATCATCCCTTCTGCAAAAGCCGTAAACTTAACTATGAACCGTGAAGGAATTCGTAACTTTGCTGCGAAAGAACTTGGATTAAAAACTTCTAAATTTCTTTTCGCTGATACAGAGGAAGGATTTCAAAAAGCGGTGCGAGAAATTGGATTTCCTTGTGTAGTCAAACCCATCATGAGTTCTTCCGGTAAAGGACAAAGTCTTGTAAGAACTGAGTCTGATATTTTAAAGGCCTGGGAATATGGCCAAACGGGAGGAAGGACAGGAAAAGGCAAAATGATCATCGAGGAATTTATTTCCTTCGATTTTGAAATCACTCTACTCACCATACGCCATATAGGTGGGACTACTTTTTTACCACCCATTGGTCATAGACAGGTAAACGGGGATTATGTGGAATCTTGGATGCCACAACCGATGACAGAGACTGCCCTTCGTTCTGCACAAAAAATGGCAGAGGTTGTCACAACGGGCCTTGGGGGTCTGGGAATTTTTGGAGTGGAACTTTTTGTCAAAGGGGACGAAGTGTACTTTAGCGAAGTATCTCCGAGACCACATGACACAGGTCTTGTGACACTAATCTCCCAAAATATTTCTGAATTTTCCCTCCATGCGAGAGCCTTACTTGGTCTACCTATTCCAGAACTAATCTTTCAAACTCCGGCGGCAAGTTCCGCCATTCTTTTGGAAGGAAAAACCAATGCCCCTGTGTATACGGGACTCGAGGAAGCTCTTCAAATGCGAGGAGTGGACATTCGTATTTTCGGGAAACCAGAAATTGATGGAAAACGCCGAATGGGTGTTAGTTTGGCAATTGGAAAAACCATCGAGGAAGCGAAAGAAAAAGCAAACCGTGCCCGTGATTGTATCCACCTGAAAAAATAG
- a CDS encoding adhesin OmpL37 family surface protein translates to MRTFLFRFTSFLCLSIGSGSYANGNLQVAFGAEENYLLVRSLDSSVIHLGSAEEKAEYKEIIDEYLRFKSLHIQGKYGDAYLAVRSTQYKLIQLYDKILTKNLDLVRSELILLGGKSRDKEKTQTRAFLRLALRDASEAEQKLVMARNTRPLLYLLKLREMLFALKILKHAGKFVIFLNLLHDGKFMESIEESDFDSIESELIRGFGKGNNKLLALHYDNSFLPFGEESIYEGMMTQFKSPEIKKD, encoded by the coding sequence GTGCGAACATTTCTTTTTCGTTTCACTAGTTTCCTATGCCTAAGTATTGGCAGTGGAAGTTATGCCAACGGCAACTTACAAGTGGCCTTTGGTGCAGAAGAAAACTATCTTTTGGTACGTTCGCTTGACTCAAGTGTGATTCACTTGGGTAGTGCTGAAGAAAAGGCCGAGTACAAAGAAATCATCGATGAGTATTTGCGTTTCAAAAGTCTCCACATCCAAGGCAAATACGGAGATGCCTATTTGGCAGTACGTTCCACTCAATACAAACTCATCCAACTCTACGATAAAATCCTTACAAAAAATTTGGACTTGGTTCGTTCCGAATTAATTTTACTTGGGGGGAAATCTAGAGACAAAGAAAAAACACAAACCCGGGCTTTTTTACGCCTTGCCCTTCGCGATGCAAGTGAAGCCGAACAAAAGTTAGTGATGGCAAGAAACACTCGCCCACTACTATACCTTTTAAAACTTCGAGAGATGTTATTTGCCTTAAAAATTTTAAAACATGCAGGTAAGTTTGTAATCTTTTTAAATCTTCTCCACGATGGGAAGTTTATGGAATCTATTGAAGAATCAGACTTTGATTCCATCGAATCAGAACTCATTCGTGGTTTTGGAAAAGGAAATAACAAACTTCTTGCACTTCATTATGATAATTCCTTTCTCCCTTTTGGCGAAGAAAGTATATATGAAGGAATGATGACCCAGTTTAAGTCCCCAGAAATCAAAAAAGACTAA